The Oryzias latipes chromosome 16, ASM223467v1 genome includes a region encoding these proteins:
- the l3mbtl3 gene encoding lethal(3)malignant brain tumor-like protein 3 has protein sequence MTDTPPSDGASQGAEFDMMGALDWKDGIATLPGSDIRFRMTEFGTLEIVTDLEVKGQEAVSNSETLDPAPSHTPTPPPEAQSQTGSATAPANQNKTGSTQTREEGGSTEAPNMEVGPSPDVGSNAETGPKGELLRCRACGGRVSGVALFQGKFCSSACAQPSSGRSSPAQERENPAVEGLGKRVRKKRKIYMDSGNEEEDNQEEPEEKAKTTKSRRGAKIAKLVSTPPNKKRAWSWPAYLEEERAPAAPVKLFKEHQSFPQSRNAFKVGMKLEGLDPSHPSLFCVLSVAEIQGYRVRLHFDGYPECHDFWANADSWDMKPAGWCEKNGHKLLLPKGCKDGEFNWSMYVKNCRGQLAPKHLFKSLNTSVTPSGFRAGMKLEAANRRNPQSICVATIAAVVDNRLLIHFDDWDDTHDYWCDASSPYIHPVGFCEEVGLTLTTPNDDKSFSWEKYLEETGSQAAPARAFKPRHPHGFQVGMKVEAVDKRNPMLIRVATIVDTEDHRLKIHFDGWSSEYDYWVETDCPDLHPVGWCQKTGHPLQYPNGPSDLLTVQGQGCPTPGCNGVGHIRGPRYGTHYTQVSCPYSEINLNKEGLLPDRLSGERPLTLSVLHPRGRRPDPPANSSTPNNSPAEQPEGDVDSQSRKPVIGEADQSGCNNQPEPVGGASEQSQNGTRPKRTAPVPKYLKMHYVKEELSDGKSSPEEISLQQALHESVFSPGISASPPHRVALCWDKHCQLLPEVLGLTAKRVATWSAEEVATFVKGLPGCKEHATTFKTEQIDGEAFLLLTQADIVKILSIKLGPALKIYNSILMLKNADEDLIVKICQKKYDWRDNREGRKPNHLKNIPRLFVSH, from the exons ATGACTGACACTCCACCCAGTGATGGAGCCTCTCAGGGAGCTGAGTTTGACATGATGGGAGCCCTCGACTGGAAAGATGGGATAGCCACTCTGCCAGGCAGCGACATAAGG TTCCGCATGACAGAGTTTGGGACTCTTGAGATTGTCACAGATCTGGAGGTCAAAGGGCAGGAGGCCGTGTCTAACAGTGAGACCTTGGACCCTGCGCCATCTCACACTCCCACCCCTCCACCAGAGGCCCAATCACAGACAGGCTCAGCTACagctccagccaatcagaataaaACAGGATCAACTCAAACTAGAG AGGAGGGTGGCAGCACGGAGGCCCCCAACATGGAGGTTGGTCCCAGTCCAGACGTTGGTTCCAATGCAGAAACAGGGCCTAAAGGAGAGCTGCTGAGGTGCAGGGCCTGCGGTGGTCGTGTTTCTGGAGTTGCCCTCTTTCAGGGCAAATTCTGCAGCTCTGCGTGTGCCCAGCCTTCCAGTGGCAG gTCATCTCCTGCCCAGGAACGGGAGAACCCTGCAGTTGAGGGGCTGGGGAAACGTGTGcgcaaaaagaggaaaatctaCATGGATTCTGGGAATGAAGAAGAGGACAACCAGGAGGAACCGGAG GAAAAGGCTAAGACCACCAAAAGTAGAAGGGGAGCCAAAATTGCAAAGCTCG TTTCTACCCCACCCAATAAGAAGCGTGCATGGAGCTGGCCTGCTTACCTGGAAGAGGAGAGAGCTCCTGCTGCACCCGTGAAGCTCTTCAAAGAA CATCAATCGTTTCCTCAAAGTAGGAACGCTTTTAAAGTTGGCATGAAGCTGGAGGGGCTCGACCCATCGCACCCGTCTTTGTTCTGCGTTCTCAGCGTAGCAGAG attcaAGGTTACAGAGTCCGACTCCACTTCGATGGATACCCAGAATGCCACGACTTCTGGGCCAACGCCGACTCATGGGACATGAAGCCAGCGGGTTGGTGTGAAAAGAACGGGCACAAGTTATTGTTGCCCAAAG GCTGTAAAGACGGAGAATTTAATTGGAGCATGTATGTGAAAAACTGCAGGGGCCAGCTGGCTCCAAAACACCTTTTCAAAAGCCTAAACACC TCTGTGACTCCATCTGGATTTAGAGCAGGGATGAAGTTAGAAGCAGCCAACCGGAGGAACCCTCAGTCCATCTGTGTGGCAACAATCGCTGCTGTTGTTGACAACCGTCTGCTCATTCATTTTGATGACTGGGATGACACGCATGATTATTG GTGTGATGCCAGCAGTCCTTACATCCATCCTGTTGGCTTCTGTGAAGAAGTTGGACTGACTTTGACCACTCCAAATG ACGACAAGAGTTTTTCATGGGAGAAGTATTTGGAAGAGACGGGGTCGCAGGCCGCTCCAGCACGAGCCTTCAAGCCG cgACATCCGCATGGTTTCCAGGTGGGAATGAAAGTGGAAGCTGTCGATAAGAGGAACCCGATGCTCATTCGAGTCGCCACGATCGTGGACACCGAGGACCACAGACTCAAA ATCCACTTTGATGGCTGGAGTTCAGAGTACGACTATTGGGTGGAGACAGACTGCCCCGACCTGCACCCTGTCGGGTGGTGTCAGAAAACTGGACATCCACTACAGTACCCTAATG GACCCAGTGACCTATTGACTGTCCAGGGACAGGGATGTCCCACACCAGGATGCAATGGCGTTGGACACATCAGGGGACCTCGCTACGGGACCCACTACAC CCAGGTGAGCTGCCCGTACTCTGAGATCAATCTGAACAAGGAAGGTTTGCTGCCAGATCGCCTCAGCGGGGAGCGACCCCTCACCCTTAGTGTGCTTCATCCACGGGGCCGACGCCCAGATCCTCCTGCTAACAGCTCCACACCAAACAACTCCCCTGCAGAGCAGCCTGAAGGAGATGTGGACTCCCAGAGCAG GAAACCAGTGATTGGGGAAGCTGATCAATCAGGTTGTAACAACCAGCCAGAGCCAGTAGGGGGAGCCAGTGAGCAAAGTCAGAATGGAACAAGGCCTAAACG GACGGCTCCTGTTCCAAAATACCTGAAAATGCACTATGTCAAGGAGGAACTCAGTGACGGTAAAT CTTCTCCTGAAGAAATCTCCCTCCAGCAGGCTCTCCACGAGTCCGTGTTCTCTCCCGGCatctctgcttctcctccacacCGGGTGGCTCTCTGCTGGGACAAACACTGCCAGCTGCTTCCTGAGGTCCTGGGACTCACCGCCAAGAGAGTAGCCACATGGAGCGCAGAGGAG GTGGCCACTTTTGTCAAAGGACTTCCAGGATGTAAGGAACACGCTACAACCTTTAAAACAGAG CAAATCGATGGGGAGGCCTTTCTCCTCCTCACACAAGCAGACATCGTCAAGATCCTATCAATCAAGCTGGGACCTGCCCTGAAGATCTACAACTCCATCCTCATGCTGAAGAATGCCGATGAAGA CCTTATCGTAAAAATCTGCCAAAAGAAGTATGACTGGCGTGACAACAGAGAGGGCAGGAAACCaaatcatctcaaaaacatccCAAGACTTTTTGTCTCCCATTGA
- the LOC101170212 gene encoding transmembrane protein 200B — protein sequence MTAASPACSPASSQSSSLCLPGCHTFLKQSDAYQTKLRLASAPGVWLLLGVVVVLVGMSVAIAGYVSAPPKSMGARGITHAERMKMVGPFVMGVGIFIVICAATLLYENRDLEIRRLETCDDLQSLRVGNSWEESQEQLSFNHQEEYTEEEEASWATPPHIPPLSSQTSLLPLALLHSQRHSGPSPPPTEVGGTHTEEVDRKQENQGKSIVLTRVLHHQEPTSQPPSPCLSISSFSGSCKLRENNKRTGSSETL from the coding sequence ATGACAGCTGCCAGTCCGGCCTGCAGCCCTGCATCCTCCCAATCTTCATCCCTTTGCCTCCCAGGATGCCACACCTTCCTGAAACAGAGTGACGCCTACCAAACCAAACTGCGCCTGGCTTCTGCCCCAGGTGTGTGGCTCCTGCTGGGTGTGGTGGTCGTGCTGGTGGGAATGAGCGTGGCCATCGCCGGCTACGTCTCTGCACCTCCGAAGAGCATGGGGGCCCGTGGCATCACCCACGCTGAGAGGATGAAAATGGTTGGCCCCTTTGTGATGGGAGTGGGCATCTTCATCGTCATCTGTGCTGCCACGCTGCTGTACGAGAACCGGGATCTGGAGATCCGCAGACTGGAGACGTGTGACGACCTGCAGAGTCTGAGAGTGGGAAACTCCTGGGAGGAATCGCAGGAGCAGCTGAGCTTCAACCATCAGGAGGAATacacagaggaagaggaggcatcCTGGGCCACTCCACCCCACATACCCCCCCTCTCAAGCCAAACCTCCCTTCTTCCTCTCGCTTTACTGCACTCCCAGAGACACAGCGGACCCTCACCACCTCCTACAGAGGTGGGAGGCACGCACACAGAAGAGGTGGACAGAAAACAGGAGAACCAGGGAAAATCAATTGTGCTGACCCGTGTTTTGCACCACCAGGAACCCACTTCTCAGCCTCCCTCCCCCTGCCTTTCCATCTCCAGCTTCTCAGGCTCTTGCAAACTGAGAGAAAACAACAAACGGACAGGCTCCTCTGAGACTCTTTAA
- the LOC101170368 gene encoding sperm acrosome membrane-associated protein 4-like — MKGIIICVFAMVTLALTQGVEEEQPEQLMESEGLEDDEEHLECFRCDLGFWDACYTTETNCSRGELCYTGRGKAADALDIKTLGCVMAEECGVETTVELFPNRTVFAMTKYCCDTPYCNSADQFTTCTLLYLTALITTLNLTVPST, encoded by the exons ATGAAGGGAATAATAATCTGTGTGTTTGCCATGGTGACGCTTGCACTTACTCAAG GTGTAGAAGAGGAGCAGCCAGAGCAGCTCATGGAGTCAGAAGGATTAGAAGACGATGAAGAGCATCTGGAGTGTTTCCGCTGTGACCTGGGCTTCTGGGATGCCTGTTACACCACGGAAACCAACTGCAGCCGCGGCGAGCTCTGCTACACAGGCCGTGGGAAAGCAG CTGACGCTCTGGATATAAAGACTCTGGGCTGTGTTATGGCGGAGGAGTGTGGGGTGGAGACGACAGTGGAGCTCTTTCCTAACAGAACCGTCTTTGCCATGACCAAATACTGCTGTGACACGCCTTACTGCAACTCAGCAGACCAGTTTACTACATGCACACTCTTGTATCTCACTGCTTTGATAACTACTTTGAATCTCACTGTTCCATCAACCTAA
- the msh5 gene encoding mutS protein homolog 5 isoform X1, with protein MAGSLGELGGRGVVLGAPGLNEEDEEEEESSLVLLSVLVQHGQVGLCFYDSGDSSLHYMVDTPDNYDLHLLARVIREISPHVIITSAKMEHCMTRFLQHLASIPHYKPEVVTYPYVDFGLEVGKQRLLSAHLPLLPASITERDRMSYLSSCITFDSPLMLRAVGALLKCLDRRRVGVELEDSSVGVPILQFHAYTLKGGVYIDSDTYSVLQIFKSDMHPSVYKLHSGEKEGLSLYGIMNRCRCKFGAKLLRQWFLRPTQDLAVLCRRQEVIRFFTSPQNSDVLSTLQSLLRNIRNIPSLLRRMSLANTKVTDWQSLYKTVYSVVCVRDSVRHLPQSIGVFRDISGGFSDDLSYITALIGRIVDFEATVQENRFTVKPNVDPAIDEKKRRMAGLSDFLTDVARRELEHLDPRVPSCCVIYIPLIGFLLSLPRLPSMVEKEDFEMEGLEFMFLSEDRLHYRSQRTRELDELLGDMHCDIRDMETAVMTQLQNAILERSPSLYQVLDLIAELDCLMAMSSASQEYSYTSPKLASHKKITITQGRHPLLELCSPVFVANSFQSFDKEGRVKIITGPNSSGKSIYLKQVGLIVFMALIGSDVPAKEAEIGLVDGIYTRMQSRESVSVGLSTFMIDLNQMAQALNSSTGNSLLLIDEFGKGTNSVDGLSLLAASVCHWLRKAPVDVPHILLSTNFHSLLQLGLLPASRMVSFLTLETAVDGDELVFLYQLREGICQSSYAANIASLAGLPARLVHRAVEVSEHYRTGKPIKRTQGASSDEKEKRCKIMVEKFLSLDLDNKDLDLKSFMKEEILPSAGEPQNSS; from the exons ATGGCAGGATCTCTGGGAGAgctgggaggaagaggagtggtTTTGGGGGCCCCTGGTTTGAATGAAGAGgacgaagaggaggaagagtccTCTTTA GTTTTGCTGAGTGTTTTGGTACAGCATGGCCAGGTTGGGCTTTGCTTCTATGACAGCGGGGACTCCTCTTTACATTACATGGTAGACACTCCTGACAACTATGATCTCCACCTTCTGGCCAGAG tCATTCGGGAGATTAGTCCCCACGTTATCATTACAAGTGCCAAGATGGAGCACTGCATGACTCGATTCCTGCAGCATCTTG cctcCATTCCTCACTACAAACCAGAGGTGGTGACTTATCCATATGTTGATTTTG GTTTGGAGGTCGGTAAGCAGAGACTCCTCTCGGCTCATCTGCCTCTACTGCCCGCCTCCATCACAGAAAGAGACAGAATGTCCTACCTCTCTTCCTGCATTACTTTCGATTCGCCTCTGATG CTCAGGGCAGTGGGTGCTCTGCTAAAATGTCTGGACAGGAGGAGAGTGGGAGTGGAGCTGGAAGACAGCAGTGTTGGAGTTCCGATCCTACAATTCCATGCCTACACACT cAAAGGTGGAGTATATATTGACAGTGACACATACAG TGTCCTCCAAATCTTCAAGTCAGACATGCACCCATCAGTGTACAAGCTGCACTCAGGTGAAAAGGAAGGACTAAGCCTTTATG GGATTATGAATCGATGCAGATGCAAGTTTGGTGCCAAGCTGCTAAG GCAGTGGTTCCTCAGGCCAACGCAGGACCTGGCAGTGTTGTGCAGGAGACAGGAAGTGATCCGTTTTTTCACCTCGCCTCAGAATTCGGATGTCCTGAGCACACTGCAGAGCCTGCTACGCAACATCAGAAACATACCA AGTCTCCTGCGCCGCATGTCTTTGGCCAACACCAAGGTGACAGACTGGCAGAGTCTTTACAAG acTGTGTACAGTGTGGTGTGTGTCAGAGACTCGGTGCGACACCTGCCTCAATCCATCGGGGTGTTTCGTGACATCAGCGGAGGGTTTTCTGATGATCTCAGCTACATCACTGCCCTCATTGGCCGAATC GTGGATTTTGAAGCCACCGTACAGGAGAACCGCTTCACAGTCAAACCCAATGTGGATCCTGCGATAGATGAGA AGAAAAGGAGGATGGCGGGACTGTCCGACTTCCTGACGGACGTTGCTCGAAGAGAACTTGAACATCTGGATCCTCGCGTTCCATCGTGTTGTGTCATTTACATCCCTTTG ATTGGATTTCTGCTCTCTTTGCCACGGCTGCCAAGCATGGTGGAGAAGGAGGACTTTGAGATGGAGGGTCTTGAATTTATG TTTCTGTCGGAGGATCGATTGCACTACCGCAGCCAGAGAACCAGGGAGCTCGACGAGCTTCTTGGAGACATGCACTGTGACATCAGag ATATGGAAACCGCAGTGATGACCCAGTTGCAGAATGCAATCCTAGAGAGGAGTCCTTCTCTTTATCAG GTTCTGGATCTTATTGCTGAGCTGGACTGCCTGATGGCTATGAGCAGTGCCTCCCAGGAGTACAGTTACACTTCCCCCAAGCTGGCCagccacaaaaaaataacaatcacACAGGGCAG acaTCCACTGCTGGAGCTCTGCTCTCCTGTCTTTGTGGCAAATTCCTTCCAGAGCTTTGATAAAGAGGGAAGAGTTAAGATCATCACCGGTCCCAATTCTTCAGGCAAAAGTATCTACCTTAAGCAG GTGGGTCTGATCGTTTTCATGGCTCTGATCGGCTCGGATGTACCGGCGAAGGAAGCAGAAATCGGTTTGGTGGACGGCATCTACACGCGCATGCAGAGCAGAGAGTCTGTGTCTGTGGGCCTCAGCACCTTCATGATCGACCTCAACCAG ATGGCCCAGGCTCTGAACAGCAGTACTGGCAACTCATTATTACTCATTGATGAATTTGGAAAAGGGACGAACTCG GTGGATGGTCTGTCTTTGCTGGCTGCTTCAGTCTGTCACTGGCTGAGGAAGGCTCCTGTGGATGTTCCTCACATCTTGCTGTCTACTAACTTCCACAGTCTGCTGCAGCTAGGCCTGCTGCCAGCGAGCAGAATGGTATCTTTTCTG ACCCTGGAGACTGCCGTGGATGGAGATGAGTTGGTGTTTTTGTACCAGCTGAGGGAAGGAATCTGCCAGTCGAGCTACGCAGCCAATATCGCATCCCTTGCAGGGCTGCCAGCTCGCCTGGTACACAGAGCAGTGGAG GTGTCGGAACATTACAGAACAGGAAAGCCCATCAAACGCACCCAGGGAGCTTCGTCTGACGAAAAGGAAAAGAG GTGCAAGATTATGGTGGAGAAGTTCCTGAGCCTCGACCTGGACAACAAAGATTTGGACCTAAAGAGTTTTATGAAAGAGGAAATCCTGCCCTCTGCTGGAGAGCCACAGAACTCCAGCTGA
- the msh5 gene encoding mutS protein homolog 5 isoform X2 encodes MAGSLGELGGRGVVLGAPGLNEEDEEEEESSLVLLSVLVQHGQVGLCFYDSGDSSLHYMVDTPDNYDLHLLARVIREISPHVIITSAKMEHCMTRFLQHLASIPHYKPEVVTYPYVDFGLEVGKQRLLSAHLPLLPASITERDRMSYLSSCITFDSPLMLRAVGALLKCLDRRRVGVELEDSSVGVPILQFHAYTLKGGVYIDSDTYSVLQIFKSDMHPSVYKLHSGEKEGLSLYGIMNRCRCKFGAKLLRQWFLRPTQDLAVLCRRQEVIRFFTSPQNSDVLSTLQSLLRNIRNIPSLLRRMSLANTKVTDWQSLYKTVYSVVCVRDSVRHLPQSIGVFRDISGGFSDDLSYITALIGRIVDFEATVQENRFTVKPNVDPAIDEKKRRMAGLSDFLTDVARRELEHLDPRVPSCCVIYIPLIGFLLSLPRLPSMVEKEDFEMEGLEFMFLSEDRLHYRSQRTRELDELLGDMHCDIRDMETAVMTQLQNAILERSPSLYQVLDLIAELDCLMAMSSASQEYSYTSPKLASHKKITITQGRHPLLELCSPVFVANSFQSFDKEGRVKIITGPNSSGKSIYLKQVGLIVFMALIGSDVPAKEAEIGLVDGIYTRMQSRESVSVGLSTFMIDLNQMAQALNSSTGNSLLLIDEFGKGTNSVDGLSLLAASVCHWLRKAPVDVPHILLSTNFHSLLQLGLLPASRMVSFLVWSEAHIEKHNLA; translated from the exons ATGGCAGGATCTCTGGGAGAgctgggaggaagaggagtggtTTTGGGGGCCCCTGGTTTGAATGAAGAGgacgaagaggaggaagagtccTCTTTA GTTTTGCTGAGTGTTTTGGTACAGCATGGCCAGGTTGGGCTTTGCTTCTATGACAGCGGGGACTCCTCTTTACATTACATGGTAGACACTCCTGACAACTATGATCTCCACCTTCTGGCCAGAG tCATTCGGGAGATTAGTCCCCACGTTATCATTACAAGTGCCAAGATGGAGCACTGCATGACTCGATTCCTGCAGCATCTTG cctcCATTCCTCACTACAAACCAGAGGTGGTGACTTATCCATATGTTGATTTTG GTTTGGAGGTCGGTAAGCAGAGACTCCTCTCGGCTCATCTGCCTCTACTGCCCGCCTCCATCACAGAAAGAGACAGAATGTCCTACCTCTCTTCCTGCATTACTTTCGATTCGCCTCTGATG CTCAGGGCAGTGGGTGCTCTGCTAAAATGTCTGGACAGGAGGAGAGTGGGAGTGGAGCTGGAAGACAGCAGTGTTGGAGTTCCGATCCTACAATTCCATGCCTACACACT cAAAGGTGGAGTATATATTGACAGTGACACATACAG TGTCCTCCAAATCTTCAAGTCAGACATGCACCCATCAGTGTACAAGCTGCACTCAGGTGAAAAGGAAGGACTAAGCCTTTATG GGATTATGAATCGATGCAGATGCAAGTTTGGTGCCAAGCTGCTAAG GCAGTGGTTCCTCAGGCCAACGCAGGACCTGGCAGTGTTGTGCAGGAGACAGGAAGTGATCCGTTTTTTCACCTCGCCTCAGAATTCGGATGTCCTGAGCACACTGCAGAGCCTGCTACGCAACATCAGAAACATACCA AGTCTCCTGCGCCGCATGTCTTTGGCCAACACCAAGGTGACAGACTGGCAGAGTCTTTACAAG acTGTGTACAGTGTGGTGTGTGTCAGAGACTCGGTGCGACACCTGCCTCAATCCATCGGGGTGTTTCGTGACATCAGCGGAGGGTTTTCTGATGATCTCAGCTACATCACTGCCCTCATTGGCCGAATC GTGGATTTTGAAGCCACCGTACAGGAGAACCGCTTCACAGTCAAACCCAATGTGGATCCTGCGATAGATGAGA AGAAAAGGAGGATGGCGGGACTGTCCGACTTCCTGACGGACGTTGCTCGAAGAGAACTTGAACATCTGGATCCTCGCGTTCCATCGTGTTGTGTCATTTACATCCCTTTG ATTGGATTTCTGCTCTCTTTGCCACGGCTGCCAAGCATGGTGGAGAAGGAGGACTTTGAGATGGAGGGTCTTGAATTTATG TTTCTGTCGGAGGATCGATTGCACTACCGCAGCCAGAGAACCAGGGAGCTCGACGAGCTTCTTGGAGACATGCACTGTGACATCAGag ATATGGAAACCGCAGTGATGACCCAGTTGCAGAATGCAATCCTAGAGAGGAGTCCTTCTCTTTATCAG GTTCTGGATCTTATTGCTGAGCTGGACTGCCTGATGGCTATGAGCAGTGCCTCCCAGGAGTACAGTTACACTTCCCCCAAGCTGGCCagccacaaaaaaataacaatcacACAGGGCAG acaTCCACTGCTGGAGCTCTGCTCTCCTGTCTTTGTGGCAAATTCCTTCCAGAGCTTTGATAAAGAGGGAAGAGTTAAGATCATCACCGGTCCCAATTCTTCAGGCAAAAGTATCTACCTTAAGCAG GTGGGTCTGATCGTTTTCATGGCTCTGATCGGCTCGGATGTACCGGCGAAGGAAGCAGAAATCGGTTTGGTGGACGGCATCTACACGCGCATGCAGAGCAGAGAGTCTGTGTCTGTGGGCCTCAGCACCTTCATGATCGACCTCAACCAG ATGGCCCAGGCTCTGAACAGCAGTACTGGCAACTCATTATTACTCATTGATGAATTTGGAAAAGGGACGAACTCG GTGGATGGTCTGTCTTTGCTGGCTGCTTCAGTCTGTCACTGGCTGAGGAAGGCTCCTGTGGATGTTCCTCACATCTTGCTGTCTACTAACTTCCACAGTCTGCTGCAGCTAGGCCTGCTGCCAGCGAGCAGAATGGTATCTTTTCTGGTATGGTCAGAAGCTCAtatagaaaaacacaatttagccTGA
- the LOC101170616 gene encoding SPRY domain-containing SOCS box protein 1: protein MGLIVSVWFNARTTRKPPSPSAFFLLAVPTSSRLALALAASPASPVDRESRWSSHCCSPHLVLSPCKREVTRTPTEMSSDGVRAEVGVKSGLHLWELLWSPGHRGSHAVIGVSALDCPLQASGYSVLVGGDSQSWGWELVSNQLWHSGKMLEHYPGKEKRNPSKNADSLGPELFSSSNRKESEAPLLIPERILLVLDADAGTLGFVVDENFLGVAFKDLPRGVELFPAVSSVRGGARIQLRYLNGSTCEPPPLMALCGLSIRRVLGKQEQTHVEKLPLPPYLQHHLLHSY, encoded by the exons ATGGGTCTCATTGTGTCTGTTTGGTTTAACGCCAGGACAACTAGAAAACCCCCATCCCCATCAGCCTTTTTTCTGCTGGCTGTCCCGACCTCTTCCCGTCTCGCCCTCGCCCTCGCCGCCTCCCCAGCATCTCCAGTAGACAGAGAATCGCGCTGGAGCTCACACTGCTGCTCCCCTCACCTCGTGCTGTCACCATGCAAACGGGAAGTGACACGAACGCCCACTGAGATGAGCAGTGATGGAGTGAGGGCTGAGGTGGGTGTGAAGAGTGGGCTTCACCTGTGGGAGTTATTATGGAGCCCCGGACACAGAGGAAGTCACGCAGTCATAGGAGTTTCCGCGCTGGACTGTCCCCTCCAGGCCTCAGGTTACAGCGTGCTCGTGGGAGGAGACTCCCAGTCTTGGGGGTGGGAGCTTGTGAGCAATCAGCTTTGGCATTCTGGGAAAATGCTGGAGCATTATCCAGGTAAAGAGAAGAGGAACCCCTCTAAGAATGCAGACAGCTTAGGACCAGAACTTTTCTCTTCATCAAACAGGAAGGAATCAGAAGCGCCTTTGCTCATTCCTGAACGCATCCTGCTGGTCTTGGACGCTGACGCAGGAActctgggatttgttgttgatGAGAACTTCCTTGGTGTAGCTTTTAAGGATCTCCCTCGTGGGGTGGAACTGTTTCCAGCAGTAAGCAGCGTGAGAGGAGGAGCCCGCATACAACTACGTTATCTGAACGGCAGCACAT gtGAACCCCCACCCCTGATGGCATTATGTGGACTTTCTATTCGCAGAGTTTTAGGAAAACAAGAGCAAACCCATGTGGAGAAACTGCCTTTACCACCCTATCTCCAGCATCATCTGTTACATTCGTACTAA